From one Paenibacillus terrae HPL-003 genomic stretch:
- a CDS encoding MFS transporter: MHKRSFTYLLGTQTMSNAADILYIMALVSLVFHETDSIFSSVLVPLLRMGAQMISGFLAPLILARFQLPFILFVSQFGQLAFFALLLGHLWSAGTNPVWVLVFTLVAAMSFLDGWTTPARNALIPRLASGEGLMRANSLVSVSDQTVQLAGWGLSGVLVAVMGSEKTLLVACGLYMVALIFTGLIRDPLEGKAHYLLQPGTRVRSGDVLTSTLTAQHEDTLYGSESESPALPPKRKKEILREGWSLIGASRRLKALIFMDMIDLLGGSVWVGAFTLAFAQQVLHKSEAWWGYINAAYFAGAIGGGIIVLACVKYLQRRLLPAMLAGMACYGLLTAWYALNTLPPLTLLIVLLMGLPTEMSVVSRRTMMQMSVSVHDLPKVLSAQATLTSMTFCISLLLMGWIADHLGIVNLYLFSALLTLVAVIYGIFSRRALSMSLTASVAPSSE, from the coding sequence ATGCATAAGCGTTCTTTTACTTATCTGCTCGGCACGCAGACGATGTCGAATGCGGCCGATATTCTTTATATCATGGCGCTGGTGTCTCTGGTGTTCCATGAAACAGATTCGATCTTTTCCTCGGTTCTCGTTCCGCTGTTGCGGATGGGCGCACAGATGATCAGCGGCTTTTTAGCGCCGCTGATATTGGCCCGGTTCCAGCTTCCATTTATTCTGTTCGTTTCCCAATTTGGCCAACTGGCTTTCTTCGCTCTTCTGTTGGGGCATTTGTGGTCAGCGGGCACGAACCCGGTATGGGTGCTTGTGTTTACACTGGTAGCAGCGATGTCCTTTCTGGACGGTTGGACCACACCTGCACGTAATGCGCTGATTCCGCGCCTTGCGTCCGGGGAAGGGCTGATGCGTGCGAATAGTCTCGTGTCGGTCAGCGATCAGACAGTACAATTGGCCGGATGGGGGCTTAGCGGTGTGCTCGTAGCCGTGATGGGCTCGGAAAAAACACTGCTGGTCGCTTGCGGGCTGTATATGGTGGCCCTGATCTTTACCGGCTTGATCCGTGATCCGCTAGAGGGCAAAGCCCATTATTTACTGCAACCCGGAACTCGGGTGCGAAGCGGAGACGTTTTGACTTCAACATTGACCGCACAGCATGAAGATACGCTGTATGGCTCGGAGTCGGAGAGCCCGGCATTACCTCCCAAGCGCAAAAAGGAAATATTGCGCGAAGGCTGGAGTCTTATCGGAGCCAGTCGAAGGCTCAAAGCTCTTATTTTTATGGATATGATCGACCTGCTGGGTGGTTCGGTTTGGGTAGGAGCTTTCACGCTTGCCTTCGCTCAGCAGGTGTTGCACAAAAGCGAGGCATGGTGGGGGTACATTAATGCGGCGTATTTTGCAGGCGCGATTGGCGGTGGGATCATTGTTCTCGCTTGTGTTAAGTATTTGCAGCGCAGACTGCTGCCCGCAATGCTGGCAGGGATGGCTTGCTACGGACTGCTGACCGCTTGGTATGCGCTTAACACATTACCGCCGTTGACGCTGCTTATCGTGCTGTTGATGGGATTGCCTACGGAAATGTCCGTCGTATCCCGCCGCACGATGATGCAGATGAGCGTATCTGTACACGATTTACCCAAGGTGCTGTCCGCACAGGCTACGCTGACGAGCATGACGTTTTGTATTTCGCTATTGCTAATGGGCTGGATTGCAGATCATCTGGGCATCGTTAATTTATATTTGTTTTCTGCACTGCTGACGCTGGTTGCTGTGATTTATGGCATCTTTAGCCGCCGTGCTTTGTCTATGTCTTTGACAGCTTCGGTAGCTCCTTCTTCCGAATAA
- a CDS encoding transglutaminase domain-containing protein, producing MNRKIGVRLIKCLAAGAVLAALLPHAVEWGNNVYAASVKPAPSVSSQQLQNKLLQAMATRSETLTFTYQGRVNGLKQQLQTAIKQAMESDPYVNYTIKSYAFSYTGTTTSAEVTIRLSYRETKEQTAYVDSTVKAVLGDIITKGMTDHEKVKAIHDWIVVRLKYDETQQKYTAYDGLKTGSTVCQGYSLLAYKMLERSGITNRIVEGRAGGQLHAWNLVLLDGHWYHMDTTWDDPTPDRGNEVSTSYYLLTDAEMRRDHSWVKQYPQANASYRQTLSGLIAAGGSKAAVYQKLYNNLEYPLQDGKGLVKSSSEIKEQVRKEMNKGGATLTFGYQGTERSLKEDLQSLYQLGLKTISYQITDLGSTGNLRVTLKWT from the coding sequence ATGAACAGAAAAATCGGGGTTAGGCTTATAAAATGCCTGGCGGCAGGTGCAGTACTGGCTGCGTTGCTGCCGCATGCTGTGGAGTGGGGGAACAACGTATATGCTGCGTCGGTCAAGCCAGCTCCATCCGTATCGTCACAGCAGCTTCAGAATAAGCTTTTACAGGCCATGGCTACGCGGAGTGAAACGCTGACCTTTACATATCAAGGGCGGGTGAACGGTCTCAAGCAGCAGTTACAGACAGCCATCAAACAGGCGATGGAGAGTGATCCGTATGTGAATTATACGATCAAAAGCTACGCATTCAGCTATACAGGCACAACCACGTCCGCCGAGGTTACGATCCGTCTGAGTTACCGGGAGACGAAGGAACAAACCGCATATGTGGACAGCACGGTTAAAGCTGTGTTGGGGGACATCATTACGAAGGGGATGACGGATCATGAGAAGGTGAAGGCCATTCATGACTGGATCGTGGTTCGTTTGAAATATGATGAAACGCAGCAAAAGTACACGGCATACGATGGCCTGAAAACCGGAAGCACGGTGTGTCAGGGCTATTCGTTGCTGGCCTACAAAATGCTGGAACGCTCTGGGATTACCAACCGGATTGTGGAGGGAAGAGCAGGTGGGCAGTTGCATGCATGGAATCTTGTTTTGTTGGATGGACATTGGTATCACATGGATACGACATGGGATGATCCGACCCCGGATCGTGGCAACGAGGTAAGCACTTCGTATTATCTATTGACTGATGCCGAAATGCGCAGGGATCACTCCTGGGTTAAACAGTACCCCCAGGCGAACGCATCGTATCGACAAACATTGTCGGGATTGATAGCGGCAGGAGGCTCCAAGGCTGCTGTGTATCAAAAGCTATACAATAACCTGGAATATCCGCTGCAAGACGGCAAGGGTCTGGTTAAATCATCCTCCGAAATCAAGGAGCAGGTTCGCAAAGAGATGAATAAGGGCGGGGCCACGCTTACCTTTGGCTATCAGGGGACAGAGCGAAGTCTCAAAGAAGATTTACAATCGTTGTATCAACTCGGGTTAAAAACCATCTCTTATCAGATCACGGATTTAGGCAGCACCGGAAATCTCCGTGTAACCCTGAAATGGACCTGA
- a CDS encoding FeoA family protein — protein MPECISLLRTPPGQPVRLQSLASLHPSLRRRLTDMGIDEGSIIRLKKISLLGGPIVIECNGQLVGLRQNQVKQLEVVPSWT, from the coding sequence ATGCCAGAATGTATCTCGCTCCTTCGTACTCCACCGGGTCAACCCGTGAGGTTGCAATCTCTTGCCTCTCTTCACCCCTCATTGCGTCGACGCTTAACGGACATGGGTATTGACGAAGGTTCCATTATACGGTTAAAAAAAATCAGTCTGTTGGGCGGCCCCATTGTTATTGAATGCAACGGCCAACTGGTCGGCCTCCGTCAAAATCAAGTAAAACAACTGGAGGTCGTTCCTTCATGGACATGA
- the feoB gene encoding ferrous iron transport protein B, translating into MDMIALFGNPNTGKTSLFNKLTRTYAEVGNWSGVTVEKKTGLLRDKSAVLVDLPGTYSLLPLSLDEGIATRYLLEEPPAALINIVDASQLQRNLYLTVQLLEYGRPLVLGLNMTDVADATGLLVNKELLADQLSVPIIPMVARTGSGSKQMLASLREVRRSPNSFQLDYGPAVEAAIADICSLLTNTSVPNPRWAALQCLENNPVVMEWMTNEVQREKVTDRIQRCEKELLREGHSATPDQHIRSVRTAWIADLCTKALDTTKLKPHSLTDKLDALLTHRYLGIPIFLLLMYATFKFTFDWAGTVLSDMLDGFFSGTLSSWISEMLVQWNASAFTQSLIVDGIVAGVGGVLVFLPQIAILFLIISLIEDSGYMARVTILMDRLMQAVGLNGKSFIPFIIGFGCNVPAIMAARTIEQPRERLITTLLVPFMSCSARLPVYALFAGVFFPTHAASIIMLMYVLGITVSLILAKIFSKVSILSGEPSLFIVELPPYRVPQALTLFRSTWEKVKGFVRKAGTIILAGSVGIWLLSNFGPQGFGAEMNDSLLATVGGWFAPILAPLGFGTWQAGASLLTGFMAKEVVVSTMNIIYHVPDMQGLEMQVRHAFTPLASFSFMVFILLYVPCLATVAVIRKETLSWRWTAFSVIYPLTVAYIIAVVIYQCGRLLGWG; encoded by the coding sequence ATGGACATGATCGCTCTATTCGGTAATCCCAACACGGGGAAAACCTCATTATTCAACAAGCTGACTCGTACGTATGCAGAGGTAGGGAACTGGTCCGGGGTTACGGTGGAAAAGAAAACAGGCCTGCTGCGCGATAAGTCTGCCGTTTTGGTGGATTTGCCAGGTACCTATTCCTTGCTTCCACTTTCGCTGGATGAAGGAATCGCTACCCGTTATTTGCTGGAAGAACCGCCTGCGGCTCTGATTAACATCGTGGATGCCTCTCAGCTCCAGCGCAATCTGTACCTGACTGTACAACTGCTGGAATATGGCCGTCCGCTCGTACTTGGCTTAAACATGACCGACGTAGCCGATGCCACAGGCCTTCTAGTGAACAAGGAATTGCTGGCTGATCAATTGAGCGTTCCCATCATTCCCATGGTGGCACGCACGGGCAGCGGTAGTAAGCAAATGCTCGCATCACTTCGAGAGGTACGACGTTCGCCAAATTCCTTCCAGTTGGATTACGGCCCTGCCGTCGAAGCTGCTATTGCAGATATTTGCAGCTTGCTAACGAATACATCTGTACCAAACCCTCGGTGGGCAGCTCTACAGTGTCTGGAGAACAATCCTGTCGTTATGGAATGGATGACGAATGAGGTACAGCGTGAAAAAGTAACGGATCGCATCCAGCGTTGCGAGAAAGAACTTCTCCGTGAAGGCCATTCAGCTACTCCCGATCAGCATATCCGTTCTGTACGTACAGCGTGGATCGCTGATCTGTGTACCAAGGCGCTCGATACGACTAAGCTCAAGCCGCACAGCCTGACAGACAAGCTGGATGCATTGCTGACACATCGGTATCTGGGGATTCCGATCTTCCTACTGCTGATGTACGCTACCTTCAAGTTCACCTTCGATTGGGCGGGTACTGTTCTTTCAGATATGCTGGACGGATTTTTTTCAGGGACACTAAGCAGTTGGATTTCTGAAATGCTAGTTCAATGGAACGCGTCCGCTTTTACGCAGAGTCTTATCGTGGACGGTATCGTGGCAGGCGTTGGGGGCGTGCTCGTTTTTCTGCCTCAGATCGCTATTTTGTTCCTGATTATTTCGCTGATTGAAGACTCCGGGTATATGGCACGGGTCACGATATTAATGGACCGTCTCATGCAAGCCGTCGGCTTAAACGGGAAAAGCTTCATTCCCTTTATTATCGGCTTTGGCTGTAATGTTCCGGCGATTATGGCGGCACGTACGATTGAACAGCCCAGAGAGCGCCTCATTACGACGTTGCTGGTACCCTTTATGTCATGTTCGGCCCGCCTGCCGGTATATGCTTTGTTTGCGGGGGTGTTTTTCCCAACACATGCGGCAAGCATTATTATGCTGATGTACGTGCTAGGAATCACCGTGTCGCTCATACTAGCCAAAATTTTTTCCAAAGTATCCATTCTGTCGGGTGAGCCTTCCCTCTTCATCGTAGAGCTTCCCCCTTATCGTGTGCCGCAAGCTCTTACCCTTTTTCGCAGCACGTGGGAAAAGGTCAAGGGCTTCGTACGCAAAGCTGGAACCATTATTCTCGCAGGGTCCGTTGGTATTTGGCTCTTGTCCAATTTCGGCCCACAGGGGTTCGGCGCAGAAATGAATGACAGCCTGCTTGCCACTGTTGGAGGATGGTTCGCCCCCATACTGGCCCCTCTCGGCTTCGGTACCTGGCAAGCAGGCGCATCCCTGCTCACAGGCTTTATGGCCAAGGAGGTTGTGGTATCGACGATGAATATTATTTACCACGTTCCGGACATGCAGGGACTAGAAATGCAAGTAAGACATGCCTTTACGCCGTTAGCCTCTTTTAGCTTCATGGTGTTCATTCTGTTGTATGTGCCGTGTCTGGCTACGGTAGCGGTCATTCGTAAAGAAACCCTTTCGTGGCGCTGGACCGCATTTTCGGTGATCTATCCTTTGACCGTTGCGTATATTATAGCCGTTGTGATCTATCAGTGTGGCAGATTATTAGGTTGGGGTTAA
- a CDS encoding FeoB-associated Cys-rich membrane protein: MINIIILLVILGYSAWVFVRFLRKSRQGACAGCSSSKSCPGCAGSSMNEDHTKIKENI; this comes from the coding sequence ATGATCAATATCATCATTTTACTGGTGATTCTCGGTTATAGCGCGTGGGTGTTTGTTCGTTTTTTACGGAAAAGCCGTCAAGGTGCTTGTGCCGGATGCTCATCAAGCAAGTCATGTCCGGGCTGTGCCGGAAGTTCTATGAACGAGGATCATACGAAAATCAAAGAAAATATCTAA
- a CDS encoding transglutaminase domain-containing protein codes for MNRKIGVKIVKCLVVGAALATALPQTMIWESVSAASVKAEQASSVQQLEGTILQAMLARNELLTFTYSGDMRDFQKQLQNTINRAMESDPYVNFILKTYTFNYTGTSKGVDVAIRMNFRESKAQSDYVDNTVQDVLSNIITNDMTDHEKVKAIHDWVVLNLKYDVPQQKYTAYEGVTTGSTVCQGYSLLTYRMLERAGIENRIVQGVAGGQDHTWNLVLLDGQWYHLDTTWDDPVPDRANVVNTSYYLLTDDELSQDHTWVHKYPAASTSYQQTLAGLIAEGGSRTDAYQKLYDDLKYASYGDSAPKSAREILELTRQAVLNGQSTVSFLYQGTERKLVQDLTPLYQLGIRNLNYQYTLVPSTGNLRVSITWTR; via the coding sequence ATGAACAGGAAAATAGGGGTTAAGATAGTGAAATGTCTGGTTGTTGGAGCCGCTCTGGCTACCGCACTGCCACAGACTATGATTTGGGAAAGCGTATCCGCAGCTTCGGTCAAGGCCGAACAAGCGTCGTCAGTACAGCAGTTGGAGGGCACAATCTTGCAAGCTATGCTTGCGCGTAATGAATTACTTACTTTTACATACTCCGGTGACATGAGAGACTTCCAGAAGCAATTACAAAATACGATCAATCGGGCGATGGAAAGTGACCCATATGTAAATTTTATACTCAAAACCTACACATTCAATTATACGGGTACATCTAAAGGCGTTGATGTGGCCATACGTATGAACTTCCGGGAGTCCAAAGCGCAGTCGGATTATGTGGACAATACGGTTCAGGACGTTCTCAGTAACATTATTACGAATGACATGACCGATCATGAGAAGGTGAAGGCTATTCATGACTGGGTTGTTTTAAATTTAAAATATGATGTTCCACAGCAAAAGTACACAGCTTACGAAGGGGTGACCACCGGCAGTACGGTTTGTCAGGGTTATTCGCTGCTCACATACAGAATGCTGGAGCGCGCGGGAATTGAGAACCGTATAGTGCAAGGGGTTGCAGGTGGACAGGACCATACATGGAATCTGGTTTTACTTGATGGTCAGTGGTACCATCTGGATACGACTTGGGATGATCCTGTGCCAGATCGCGCTAATGTGGTAAATACGTCTTACTACTTGCTGACGGATGATGAATTGAGTCAGGATCATACATGGGTTCACAAATATCCAGCCGCTAGCACATCGTACCAGCAGACCTTGGCAGGACTAATCGCGGAGGGTGGTAGCAGGACGGATGCGTATCAAAAACTGTATGATGATCTGAAGTATGCATCGTATGGTGATAGCGCCCCTAAATCTGCGCGTGAGATTTTGGAATTGACCCGACAGGCTGTCCTCAATGGGCAATCCACGGTATCCTTTCTCTATCAGGGGACGGAAAGAAAATTAGTACAGGATTTGACTCCGCTGTATCAGCTAGGTATCAGAAATCTGAATTATCAATATACCTTAGTGCCAAGCACGGGGAACTTGCGTGTAAGTATAACTTGGACACGATAA
- the xylB gene encoding xylulokinase, which yields MQEKQKQEQEHYVIGVDLGTSAVKTVLVNRKGQVAYETSQSYPLHQPKAGYSEQHPEDWVSGTLTALKQLVEKAGIGGADAVDGISFSGQMHGLVLTDKEGQVLRPAILWNDTRTTAQCRRIEQQLGPELLSIARNRALEGFTLPKLLWVQEHEPDVLAGAAHFMLPKDYVRYRLTGELATEYSDAAGTLLLDVAQKQWSQEIATAFELPLSLFPPLVESFDQTGTLLPEIAEQTGLSPATKVYAGGADNACGAIGAGILSEGRTLCSIGTSGVVLSYEERKDIDVQGRAHFFNHSEQDAYYIMGVTLAAGYSLTWFKDTFAPEHSFDALLEDVNSIEPGSRGLLFTPYIVGERTPHPDATIRGSFIGMDAGHKLAHFTRAVLEGITFSLKESIDILRGTGKTVKEVISIGGGARNEAWLQMQADIFNADIIKLESEQGPALGAAMLAAYGSGWFESLQACAESFLREAARYSPDPERVARYEGLYELYREVYLHTRELNERLAEYR from the coding sequence ATGCAGGAAAAGCAGAAACAGGAGCAGGAGCACTATGTTATCGGCGTGGACCTGGGTACCAGCGCAGTCAAAACGGTACTGGTCAACCGCAAGGGGCAGGTAGCTTATGAAACCTCCCAGTCTTATCCGCTCCATCAGCCAAAGGCAGGGTATAGTGAGCAGCATCCCGAGGATTGGGTCAGCGGCACGTTAACAGCACTGAAGCAGCTCGTGGAAAAAGCCGGAATCGGCGGGGCAGATGCCGTGGACGGCATTAGCTTTTCGGGGCAGATGCATGGGCTTGTGCTGACCGACAAGGAAGGGCAAGTGCTGCGTCCGGCCATCCTGTGGAATGACACGCGCACAACGGCGCAGTGCCGTCGCATTGAACAACAGCTCGGGCCGGAGCTGCTAAGTATCGCACGCAATCGCGCGCTGGAAGGCTTTACACTGCCCAAGCTGCTGTGGGTGCAGGAGCATGAGCCGGATGTGCTGGCTGGTGCAGCCCATTTTATGCTGCCGAAGGATTATGTGCGGTATCGCCTGACGGGAGAACTGGCAACGGAGTATTCGGATGCGGCGGGCACGCTGCTGCTGGATGTCGCCCAAAAGCAGTGGAGCCAAGAGATCGCCACTGCGTTTGAATTGCCGTTGTCGTTGTTCCCGCCGCTGGTGGAATCGTTCGATCAGACGGGCACGCTGCTGCCGGAGATTGCGGAGCAGACCGGACTTTCCCCTGCAACGAAGGTGTATGCAGGCGGCGCGGATAACGCATGTGGTGCGATTGGCGCTGGTATTTTGAGCGAAGGCCGCACCTTGTGCAGCATCGGTACCTCAGGCGTCGTGCTTTCCTATGAGGAGCGCAAGGATATTGATGTGCAGGGCCGGGCGCATTTTTTCAACCATAGCGAGCAGGATGCTTATTATATCATGGGCGTTACACTCGCGGCCGGCTACAGCCTGACCTGGTTTAAGGATACCTTTGCACCGGAGCATTCCTTTGATGCGTTGTTGGAAGATGTGAACTCCATTGAGCCTGGCAGCCGAGGGCTGCTGTTCACGCCATATATCGTAGGTGAACGTACCCCTCACCCGGATGCAACCATACGTGGAAGCTTTATCGGGATGGATGCAGGACATAAGCTCGCGCATTTTACACGGGCGGTGCTGGAGGGAATTACGTTCTCGCTCAAGGAATCCATTGATATTCTCAGAGGAACAGGCAAGACGGTGAAGGAAGTCATCTCCATCGGCGGTGGGGCGCGTAATGAGGCGTGGCTGCAAATGCAGGCAGATATTTTTAACGCGGATATCATCAAGCTGGAAAGCGAGCAGGGACCTGCCTTGGGGGCGGCGATGCTGGCCGCTTACGGTAGCGGCTGGTTTGAATCGCTGCAAGCATGCGCGGAATCTTTTCTCCGTGAAGCAGCCAGATACTCGCCAGACCCCGAACGTGTGGCTCGATATGAAGGCCTGTATGAGCTGTATCGTGAAGTTTATCTGCACACGCGGGAGCTAAATGAACGTTTGGCGGAGTACCGCTGA
- the xylA gene encoding xylose isomerase: MAYFEQVSKINFEGKQSNNPFAFKFYNPQEVVAGKTMEEHLRFSMAYWHTLVAGGSDPFGVETAERPWSKFTGLDLAKARVEAAFELLDKLNLPYFAFHDVDIAPEGASLKEFYSNLDTIVDLIEEHMKATGKKLLWNTANMFSHPRYLHGAATTSNADVYAHAAAQIKKGLEVGKRLGADNYVFWGGREGYDTLLNTDLKLEQDNLGRMFHLAVDYAREIGFDAQFLIEPKPKEPTKHQYDFDAATTIAFLQKYDLDQHFKLNLEANHATLAGHTFDHEVRVARINGMLGSLDANQGDLLLGWDTDEFPVDLYDATLTMYEVLQNDGLGRGGINFDAKVRRASFEPEDLFLAHIAGMDTYAKGLKVAAKLIEDRVFEDFIEKRYSSFKEGIGADIVSGKATLASLAEYALANEAPRKNVSGRQEYLKATLNQYILAD; encoded by the coding sequence ATGGCTTATTTCGAGCAGGTATCTAAAATTAATTTTGAGGGCAAGCAATCCAATAATCCTTTTGCGTTCAAATTTTATAATCCACAGGAAGTTGTGGCTGGGAAAACGATGGAGGAGCATTTGCGTTTTAGTATGGCTTATTGGCATACACTCGTTGCAGGTGGATCTGATCCATTTGGGGTAGAGACGGCGGAGCGTCCGTGGTCCAAGTTTACTGGACTGGATTTGGCGAAGGCCCGTGTGGAAGCTGCTTTTGAACTGCTGGATAAGCTGAACCTGCCCTATTTTGCTTTCCATGATGTTGATATTGCTCCGGAAGGCGCGTCGCTCAAGGAATTTTACAGCAACCTAGATACCATCGTGGATTTGATCGAAGAGCATATGAAGGCAACGGGTAAAAAGCTGCTGTGGAACACGGCTAATATGTTCAGCCATCCTCGTTATTTGCACGGAGCGGCAACGACCAGCAATGCAGATGTATACGCACACGCAGCTGCTCAGATTAAAAAAGGACTGGAAGTAGGCAAACGTCTGGGTGCAGATAACTATGTTTTCTGGGGAGGCCGTGAAGGCTACGATACGCTGTTGAATACAGATTTGAAGCTGGAGCAGGACAATTTGGGACGGATGTTCCATCTGGCCGTAGACTATGCGCGGGAAATTGGCTTTGATGCCCAGTTCCTGATCGAGCCGAAGCCGAAGGAGCCAACCAAGCATCAGTATGATTTTGATGCGGCGACGACGATTGCCTTCCTGCAAAAATATGATCTGGATCAGCATTTCAAGCTCAATCTGGAGGCTAATCATGCGACTTTGGCGGGGCATACGTTTGATCATGAAGTGCGTGTAGCACGGATTAACGGTATGCTTGGATCACTGGATGCAAATCAGGGAGATTTGCTGCTGGGCTGGGATACGGACGAATTCCCGGTTGATCTGTATGATGCAACCCTGACCATGTATGAAGTCCTGCAAAATGACGGCTTGGGTCGCGGCGGTATCAACTTTGATGCCAAGGTGCGTAGAGCATCATTTGAGCCAGAGGATCTGTTCCTCGCACACATCGCAGGTATGGATACGTATGCGAAAGGATTGAAAGTAGCTGCTAAACTGATCGAGGATCGCGTGTTCGAGGACTTTATTGAGAAGCGCTATAGCAGCTTTAAAGAAGGCATTGGAGCAGACATTGTATCCGGTAAAGCAACGCTTGCTTCTTTGGCTGAATATGCACTGGCGAACGAAGCACCACGCAAAAACGTATCCGGTCGTCAGGAGTATTTGAAAGCGACATTAAATCAATACATTTTGGCGGATTAA